From Bosea sp. NBC_00550, the proteins below share one genomic window:
- a CDS encoding HpcH/HpaI aldolase/citrate lyase family protein: MTTKTPRQFFRPLAIGAPEPYRELPLRLERMIHFVPPHLEKVRAKVGELAPQVDIVLGNLEDAIPVEAKQAARDGFIAMGKAVDFGKTGLWTRVNALNSPWFLDDISAITAEIGGKLDVVMVPKVEGPWDIHYVDQLLAQFEARHALPKPILIHAILETAEGVKNVDAIATASPRMHGMSLGPADLAASRAMKTTRVGGGHPEYKVIADPSPDGGPRAIAQQDLWHYTLAKMVDACAAAGIKPFYGPFGDFADTDACEAQFRNAFLLGCAGAWTLHPSQIGIAKRVFSPDPAEVAFAKRIIEAMPDGSGAVMIDGKMQDDATWKQAKVIVDLARQVAARDPDLAERYGM; this comes from the coding sequence ATGACGACCAAGACGCCGCGCCAGTTCTTTCGTCCGCTCGCGATCGGCGCGCCGGAGCCCTATCGCGAGCTGCCGCTGCGGCTCGAGCGCATGATCCATTTCGTGCCGCCGCATCTGGAGAAGGTGCGGGCGAAGGTCGGAGAGCTCGCGCCCCAGGTCGACATCGTGCTCGGCAACCTCGAGGACGCGATCCCGGTCGAAGCCAAGCAGGCCGCTCGCGACGGCTTCATCGCCATGGGCAAGGCGGTGGATTTCGGCAAGACCGGGCTGTGGACCCGCGTCAATGCGCTGAACTCGCCCTGGTTCCTCGACGATATCAGCGCGATCACCGCGGAGATCGGCGGCAAGCTCGACGTGGTGATGGTCCCGAAGGTCGAAGGTCCCTGGGACATCCATTACGTCGACCAGCTCCTCGCCCAGTTTGAGGCACGCCATGCCCTGCCGAAGCCGATCCTGATCCACGCCATCCTCGAGACGGCCGAGGGTGTGAAGAACGTCGATGCGATCGCCACGGCTTCCCCGCGCATGCACGGCATGAGCCTCGGCCCCGCCGACCTCGCCGCTTCGCGTGCGATGAAGACCACGCGCGTCGGCGGCGGCCATCCCGAGTACAAGGTGATCGCGGACCCCTCCCCCGATGGCGGGCCCCGTGCCATCGCACAGCAGGATCTCTGGCACTATACGCTGGCCAAGATGGTCGATGCCTGTGCGGCCGCGGGGATCAAGCCATTCTATGGCCCCTTCGGCGATTTCGCCGATACGGACGCCTGCGAGGCGCAGTTCCGCAACGCCTTCCTGCTCGGCTGCGCCGGCGCCTGGACGCTGCATCCCTCGCAGATCGGGATCGCCAAGCGGGTCTTCAGCCCCGACCCGGCCGAGGTCGCCTTCGCCAAGCGCATCATCGAGGCGATGCCGGACGGCTCCGGCGCCGTGATGATCGACGGCAAGATGCAGGACGACGCCACCTGGAAGCAGGCGAAGGTGATCGTCGACCTTGCTCGCCAGGTCGCGGCACGCGACCCCGATCTCGCGGAACGCTACGGAATGTGA
- the hspQ gene encoding heat shock protein HspQ: protein MEARSAKFRIGQVVKHRVYPFRGVIFDVDPVFSNTEEWWMAIPENMRPSKDQPFYHLFAENEETEYVAYVSEQNLVSDDSGEPVRHPRAKEFFRRDRKGRYRIDRTELN from the coding sequence ATGGAAGCGCGTTCGGCCAAATTCCGGATCGGGCAAGTGGTCAAGCACCGCGTCTACCCGTTCCGTGGCGTGATCTTCGACGTCGACCCGGTTTTCTCCAACACCGAGGAATGGTGGATGGCGATTCCGGAGAACATGCGCCCGTCGAAGGACCAGCCCTTTTACCACCTCTTCGCGGAGAACGAGGAGACGGAATACGTCGCCTATGTCTCGGAGCAGAATCTCGTCAGCGACGATTCCGGAGAACCGGTCCGCCATCCGCGCGCCAAGGAATTCTTCCGGCGAGACCGCAAGGGCCGGTATCGGATCGACCGGACCGAATTGAACTGA
- a CDS encoding invasion associated locus B family protein encodes MSASFRLSSSALGLALSAAVAFSPVAAFAQAPRPATPARPAAPAQQPAAPAQQPGAAATGPTVVQVKPEPSQTSWTKVCGKDQGANKEICYTTRDFVSDQGQPVLAAAIYDVKGDPNKIVRFLMPLGLLLQPGIRFGVDNAQPVGGRYAICFPNGCFAEAQVKDDFINAMKKGTTLNISVQNQGAREVTFAIPLADFAKGFDGAPIDPKVLEDQQKQLQDELAKRQEELRQRLGAGGANAAPGAAPAPGALPVPGAAPATPPKP; translated from the coding sequence ATGTCCGCTTCGTTTCGCCTGTCATCGTCTGCCCTAGGGCTCGCCCTCAGCGCGGCGGTCGCCTTCTCGCCCGTCGCCGCTTTCGCGCAGGCCCCGCGGCCGGCGACCCCGGCGCGGCCGGCAGCCCCGGCTCAGCAGCCCGCCGCCCCGGCCCAGCAGCCGGGCGCCGCGGCGACCGGCCCGACCGTCGTCCAGGTCAAGCCGGAGCCTTCGCAGACCAGCTGGACCAAGGTCTGCGGCAAGGATCAGGGCGCCAACAAGGAAATCTGCTACACGACCCGCGACTTCGTTTCGGATCAGGGCCAGCCGGTGCTCGCGGCCGCGATCTATGACGTCAAGGGCGACCCGAACAAGATCGTCCGCTTCCTGATGCCGCTCGGCCTGCTGCTGCAGCCCGGCATCCGCTTCGGCGTCGACAACGCCCAGCCGGTCGGCGGCCGCTACGCGATCTGCTTCCCGAACGGCTGCTTCGCCGAGGCGCAGGTCAAGGACGACTTCATCAATGCGATGAAGAAGGGCACCACCCTGAACATCAGCGTCCAGAACCAGGGCGCCCGTGAGGTGACCTTCGCGATTCCGCTGGCCGATTTCGCCAAGGGCTTCGACGGCGCGCCGATCGATCCCAAGGTCCTCGAGGACCAGCAGAAGCAGCTTCAGGACGAGCTGGCGAAGCGCCAGGAAGAGCTGCGCCAGCGTCTCGGCGCCGGCGGCGCCAACGCGGCTCCGGGTGCCGCTCCCGCGCCGGGCGCTCTTCCGGTTCCGGGCGCTGCCCCGGCCACCCCGCCCAAGCCCTGA
- a CDS encoding ABC transporter substrate-binding protein, translating to MLALSPFALLARGRSALADSVSVQHAIAMHGRPALPPGFAHLPYADPKAPRGGRIVFGIQGTFDSLNPLVVLGVAPDAVPKYVQQSLLFRSADEPFTAYGLLALRVELDADRRKLAFDLDPRATFSDGTPVTADDVLFTVEMLKTKGKPFHRSSLARITKATAPSQRRVEFELGDGSNRELPLVIGSLPIFARHATNAESFGETSFKPALGSGPYAVSEVRPGEALTMKRRKDFWAEDHPLTQGLFNADEIRYDFYRDSNALFEAFKAGLYDVRLEGDPTRWMTGYDVPAVHDGRIVRQTLHFDTPKGMTGLVFNTRRPVFSDIRVREALGLLFDFEWVNRNLFHGVYRRAGSFFSDSELSALGVPADTREKALLAAFPGAARDDILAGAWKPSETDGSGRDREQARKALDLLKAAGYALQDGVLRNGKGEPFAFEITVTSRPQERLALNYAQSIGRLGIAASVRLIDDVQYWRRLSAFDFDMIQWTWPASASPGNEQIGRWGAANAERKGSLNYAGVKSPAIDAVLQALLGAREREDFVAAVRTLDRLLLSGFYVVPLYYLPDTWLALARNVVMAGRQPGYFLSNEMLARLPAAPAPAN from the coding sequence ATGCTTGCCTTGAGCCCGTTCGCCCTGCTGGCGCGCGGCAGATCGGCATTGGCCGATTCGGTATCGGTGCAGCACGCCATCGCGATGCACGGCCGGCCGGCGCTCCCTCCCGGCTTCGCTCACCTGCCCTATGCCGACCCCAAGGCTCCGCGTGGCGGGCGTATCGTATTCGGCATCCAGGGCACGTTCGACAGCCTCAATCCGCTGGTCGTGCTCGGCGTCGCGCCCGACGCCGTGCCGAAATACGTCCAGCAGAGCCTGCTCTTCCGTTCGGCGGACGAGCCTTTCACCGCTTATGGCCTGCTCGCCTTGCGCGTGGAGCTCGACGCAGACCGCAGGAAACTCGCCTTCGATCTCGATCCGCGCGCGACGTTCTCCGACGGCACCCCGGTGACAGCCGACGACGTGCTCTTCACCGTCGAGATGCTGAAGACGAAGGGCAAGCCGTTCCACCGTTCCAGCCTGGCGCGGATCACGAAGGCCACGGCCCCCTCGCAGCGCCGGGTGGAGTTCGAGCTGGGCGACGGCTCCAACCGCGAATTGCCGCTGGTGATCGGGTCCCTGCCGATCTTCGCAAGGCACGCGACGAATGCGGAGAGCTTCGGCGAGACCAGCTTCAAGCCTGCCCTCGGCTCCGGTCCCTATGCGGTCAGCGAGGTCAGGCCGGGCGAAGCGCTGACGATGAAGCGGCGCAAGGATTTCTGGGCCGAGGATCACCCGCTGACGCAGGGTCTCTTCAACGCGGACGAGATTCGCTACGATTTCTACCGGGACTCGAACGCGTTGTTCGAGGCGTTCAAGGCCGGGCTCTACGATGTCCGCCTGGAGGGCGACCCGACCCGCTGGATGACGGGCTACGACGTGCCGGCGGTGCATGACGGCCGCATCGTCAGGCAGACGCTGCATTTCGACACGCCAAAGGGCATGACCGGGCTGGTCTTCAACACGCGCCGGCCGGTGTTCTCCGACATCCGCGTGCGTGAGGCGCTCGGGCTGCTGTTCGACTTCGAATGGGTCAACCGCAACCTGTTCCACGGCGTCTATCGGCGCGCCGGCAGCTTCTTCTCCGATTCGGAACTATCCGCCCTCGGCGTGCCCGCCGACACGCGCGAGAAGGCGCTGCTCGCAGCCTTTCCCGGTGCCGCGCGCGACGACATCCTGGCCGGGGCCTGGAAACCGTCCGAGACCGACGGCTCCGGCCGCGACCGCGAGCAGGCGCGCAAGGCGCTCGACCTGCTCAAGGCCGCCGGCTACGCGCTGCAGGACGGCGTGCTGCGCAACGGCAAGGGCGAGCCCTTCGCCTTCGAGATCACCGTCACCAGCCGCCCGCAGGAACGGCTCGCGCTGAACTACGCGCAGTCGATCGGGCGTCTCGGCATCGCGGCCAGCGTCCGCCTGATCGACGACGTGCAGTACTGGCGGCGTCTCTCGGCCTTCGACTTCGACATGATCCAATGGACCTGGCCTGCCTCGGCCTCGCCCGGCAACGAGCAGATCGGCCGCTGGGGTGCCGCGAATGCCGAGCGCAAGGGCTCGCTCAACTATGCCGGGGTGAAATCGCCCGCCATCGACGCCGTGCTCCAGGCCCTGCTTGGCGCCCGCGAGCGCGAGGATTTCGTCGCGGCGGTGCGCACGCTCGACCGGCTGCTGCTGTCCGGCTTCTACGTCGTGCCGCTCTATTACCTGCCCGACACCTGGCTCGCTTTGGCGCGCAACGTCGTGATGGCGGGGCGCCAACCGGGCTATTTCCTTTCCAACGAAATGCTGGCGCGCCTCCCGGCCGCGCCGGCGCCGGCGAACTGA
- a CDS encoding AMP-binding protein gives MRAEQDEASALLDGLDIDTLLKALIRGRGYEAALRDPPGRRGWSDVSPASINFLQLDQRIDRLARLLTVNKGQPGASVAILAPLGPEAIVSVLACLRAGLSPLMLPLHGNELEMLRLIEASGAVMALGVSRVGPLRPLLMLRNLAMRAFGTRFVGGFGPDVPDGVAPLDALMANASLHPLPGLVERPWLQVADAISFEGPQRISERELLGKALEISRALKPMTSSRIVTTLVGGDLASLASGPGMAMLTGVELLPLGLFNLGDLQACVEGGRSVHLVLPGEMEPALAHSRLAGHPALASLVFAQRMSGKPSYPAIDRPDLAIVDIAVHTASDITVTRRQSPVG, from the coding sequence ATGCGGGCTGAACAGGACGAAGCTTCCGCCCTGCTCGACGGGCTCGATATCGACACGCTGCTCAAGGCGCTGATCCGCGGACGCGGCTATGAGGCGGCCTTGCGCGACCCGCCGGGGCGACGCGGCTGGAGCGACGTCAGCCCGGCCTCGATCAATTTTCTCCAGCTCGACCAGCGCATCGACCGGCTGGCGCGGCTCCTGACCGTCAACAAGGGACAGCCGGGGGCAAGCGTGGCGATCCTGGCGCCGCTCGGGCCGGAGGCGATTGTCTCCGTGCTGGCCTGCCTGCGCGCCGGCCTCTCGCCGCTGATGCTGCCGCTGCACGGCAATGAGCTCGAGATGTTGCGCCTTATCGAGGCTTCGGGCGCCGTCATGGCGCTCGGCGTCAGCAGGGTCGGACCGTTGCGGCCGCTGCTGATGCTGCGCAACCTCGCGATGCGCGCCTTCGGCACCCGGTTCGTCGGCGGCTTCGGCCCCGATGTGCCGGATGGCGTCGCCCCGCTCGACGCGCTGATGGCCAATGCGAGCCTGCATCCCCTCCCCGGCCTTGTGGAGCGGCCCTGGCTGCAGGTCGCCGATGCCATCTCGTTCGAAGGACCACAGCGGATCTCCGAACGGGAGCTTCTGGGCAAGGCGCTCGAGATCTCGCGAGCCCTCAAGCCGATGACCTCGTCGCGGATCGTCACCACCCTGGTCGGCGGCGACCTCGCCTCGCTCGCTAGCGGGCCGGGCATGGCGATGCTGACGGGTGTCGAGCTATTGCCGCTCGGCCTGTTCAACCTCGGAGACCTGCAGGCCTGCGTCGAGGGCGGGCGCAGCGTCCATCTCGTCCTGCCGGGCGAGATGGAGCCAGCATTGGCGCATTCGCGGCTGGCGGGGCATCCGGCTCTGGCCAGCCTCGTCTTCGCGCAAAGGATGTCTGGCAAACCGTCCTATCCGGCAATTGATCGCCCCGATCTCGCCATCGTCGATATCGCGGTGCATACTGCGTCCGATATCACCGTGACCCGGCGCCAGTCGCCCGTCGGTTGA